The Gemmatimonadaceae bacterium genome includes a window with the following:
- a CDS encoding serpin family protein, which translates to MRRFGVAVLCCTSLVLSAACSDSSGPGEAAPNVITTLPRSLSGAEQGIITAANGFGFRLLGRINSASPSDNHFISPLSASMALGMLVNGAAGTTETEMRTTLGFGTMSRTDVLTAYRDLIALLRGLDSHVDFRIANSIFYRDTFAPFVEPTFLSESKSYFDASTAGLDFNSPSALTTINGWAKTATNGKIEEVLKFLDADLMMILMNAIYFKGDWRQAFDPKRTSNAPFTPEGGAAVSVPMMHLTDTMRVGLVDGRQVVDLGYGGDAFSMTVVLPRTGETVASLVNSLDAATWTTLTSSLRTADTELSLPRFKMSWERLLNPELKAMGMPTAFIGGVADFTRLSSRKGNELFISFVKQNSFVDVNEVGTEAAAVTTIGIGVVSLPQRVVMNVNRPFVFAIRERISGTILFVGKIMTPTAA; encoded by the coding sequence ATGAGACGTTTCGGTGTCGCGGTCCTGTGCTGTACCTCGCTCGTGCTCTCCGCAGCATGCAGCGACTCGTCGGGCCCTGGCGAGGCGGCGCCGAACGTCATTACTACGCTGCCGCGGAGCCTGAGCGGCGCCGAGCAGGGGATCATCACCGCGGCCAACGGCTTCGGCTTCCGATTGTTGGGGCGCATCAACAGCGCGTCTCCTTCGGACAACCACTTCATCTCACCCCTCTCGGCGTCGATGGCGCTGGGGATGCTGGTGAACGGCGCCGCGGGGACGACCGAGACCGAGATGCGCACGACGCTGGGCTTCGGGACCATGTCGCGCACCGACGTGCTCACCGCCTACCGGGACCTGATCGCGCTCCTGCGTGGGCTGGACTCGCACGTCGACTTCCGCATCGCGAACTCGATCTTCTATCGCGATACCTTCGCGCCATTCGTCGAACCCACCTTCCTGTCCGAATCCAAGTCGTACTTCGACGCCAGCACGGCGGGGCTCGACTTCAACAGCCCCTCGGCGCTCACGACGATCAACGGCTGGGCCAAGACGGCGACGAACGGGAAGATCGAGGAGGTCCTCAAATTCCTCGACGCCGACCTGATGATGATCCTGATGAACGCCATCTACTTCAAGGGGGACTGGCGCCAGGCGTTCGATCCGAAGCGGACGAGCAATGCGCCGTTCACGCCGGAGGGAGGTGCGGCGGTGTCGGTGCCGATGATGCACCTGACGGACACGATGCGCGTGGGCCTGGTGGACGGCCGGCAGGTCGTGGACCTGGGCTACGGAGGGGACGCGTTCTCGATGACGGTCGTCCTGCCGCGCACCGGCGAGACGGTGGCGTCGCTGGTGAACTCGCTGGACGCTGCGACGTGGACGACGCTCACCTCGTCGCTGCGGACCGCGGACACCGAGCTGTCGCTCCCGCGCTTCAAGATGTCGTGGGAACGGCTGCTGAACCCCGAACTCAAGGCCATGGGAATGCCCACGGCCTTCATCGGCGGCGTTGCCGACTTCACGCGCCTGTCGTCGCGCAAGGGGAATGAGCTCTTCATCTCGTTCGTGAAGCAGAACAGCTTCGTGGACGTGAACGAGGTGGGGACCGAGGCCGCGGCCGTGACCACGATCGGCATCGGCGTTGTCTCGCTCCCCCAGCGCGTGGTGATGAACGTCAACCGGCCGTTTGTCTTCGCGATTCGCGAACGGATCAGCGGGACGATTTTGTTCGTGGGGAAGATCATGACGCCGACGGCGGCGTAG
- a CDS encoding tetratricopeptide repeat protein, translating into MPTDAQRTARAAFDAARASFDRLTRAVAATEVSPALCDAWSGTENALRALAGTNVLGGVALVRELRQRNLLALDDAHALVDFHAAAERAATEGYAPTDADIDAARAARDHIQRVLDREVAPASASYTSPLATPASPATPRSAPDQPPPVPLEGPPSARSNPLAAVLVIVVILAMLGAGGYYAMTLDREPSELRAGRQAFAAGDRVSARNAFAAAVLADPTLAEPHIYLGRLARDAGDRATASAELRRAVELEPRNYLAHRELAGFLLASGQAELARSFYQRAIELNPDDKVAMGFMACALHRLGRTDLAVRFFQRSGAGPWDACKSTPPGPLGAPPAAMPGAFPGAVPGAAGGGVAAPARVPPR; encoded by the coding sequence ATGCCAACAGATGCCCAACGGACGGCGCGGGCCGCGTTTGACGCGGCCCGCGCATCGTTTGACCGCCTGACGAGGGCGGTTGCCGCCACGGAGGTCTCGCCTGCGCTGTGCGACGCCTGGAGCGGAACCGAGAATGCCCTGCGCGCCTTGGCGGGGACCAACGTGCTCGGTGGAGTGGCACTCGTGCGCGAGTTGCGGCAGCGCAACCTCCTCGCGCTGGACGACGCGCACGCACTGGTCGACTTCCACGCCGCCGCCGAGCGCGCGGCGACCGAGGGCTACGCCCCCACCGACGCCGACATCGACGCGGCGCGCGCCGCCCGCGATCACATACAGCGCGTGCTGGACCGCGAGGTGGCGCCGGCGAGTGCGTCGTACACCAGTCCTCTCGCGACGCCGGCGTCACCGGCGACGCCGCGCTCCGCGCCCGACCAACCGCCACCGGTCCCGCTCGAGGGACCGCCATCCGCCAGGAGCAATCCGCTGGCCGCGGTGCTGGTGATCGTGGTGATCCTCGCCATGCTGGGCGCGGGGGGCTACTACGCCATGACGCTCGATCGCGAACCGTCGGAGCTGCGCGCCGGCCGGCAGGCCTTTGCGGCTGGCGACCGCGTCTCGGCGCGCAACGCCTTTGCCGCCGCGGTGCTCGCCGACCCGACGCTTGCCGAGCCGCACATCTACCTGGGGCGGCTGGCGCGCGACGCCGGCGACCGCGCCACCGCCAGCGCCGAGCTGCGGCGTGCGGTGGAGCTGGAGCCGCGCAACTACCTCGCCCACCGCGAACTGGCCGGCTTCCTTCTCGCCTCGGGGCAGGCGGAGCTGGCGCGGTCGTTCTACCAGCGCGCCATCGAGCTCAATCCCGACGACAAGGTCGCGATGGGCTTCATGGCGTGCGCGCTGCACCGCCTTGGCCGCACCGATCTCGCGGTGCGCTTTTTCCAGCGCTCGGGCGCCGGCCCCTGGGACGCCTGCAAGTCGACGCCTCCCGGCCCGCTGGGGGCGCCGCCAGCCGCAATGCCGGGTGCGTTTCCGGGTGCGGTGCCCGGTGCCGCGGGGGGAGGGGTTGCCGCCCCCGCCCGCGTTCCCCCTCGTTAG
- a CDS encoding DUF2461 domain-containing protein yields the protein MNIFPGFSPEALKFLRQLKRHNDREWFKARKEQFDELLMEPMKLFVEEMDVRLAESTPEIHGSPKRSIFRIYRDTRFSKDKSPYKTHVACWFSHVRASHGVGSETHGAGAGYYFHLEPGESLVAGGIWMPARPTLAAIRERIAERGGELKKLLKAKALVSRFGALSEEGKLSRVPRGFDKEHEHGALLRHASFTVSAPLDDAMALSPRLTQQVEKDFKAMAPLVRWLNDALGYPPAERR from the coding sequence ATGAACATCTTTCCCGGCTTCTCCCCCGAGGCGCTCAAGTTCCTCCGCCAACTCAAGCGCCACAACGACCGCGAGTGGTTCAAGGCGCGCAAGGAACAGTTCGACGAACTCCTGATGGAGCCAATGAAGCTCTTTGTCGAGGAGATGGACGTGCGACTGGCGGAGTCCACACCGGAGATCCATGGCAGCCCCAAGCGTTCGATCTTCCGCATCTACCGCGATACGCGCTTCTCGAAGGACAAGTCGCCGTACAAGACACACGTGGCCTGCTGGTTTTCGCACGTTCGTGCGTCTCACGGGGTGGGGAGCGAGACGCATGGCGCCGGCGCGGGGTACTACTTCCACCTGGAGCCGGGCGAATCGCTCGTGGCGGGGGGGATCTGGATGCCGGCGCGTCCAACGCTGGCGGCCATCCGCGAGCGCATTGCCGAGCGCGGGGGCGAGCTCAAGAAGTTGCTGAAGGCAAAGGCGTTGGTGTCGCGCTTCGGTGCACTGAGCGAGGAAGGCAAGCTGTCGCGGGTCCCGCGCGGCTTCGACAAGGAGCACGAGCATGGCGCGCTGCTGCGGCACGCCTCGTTCACCGTGTCGGCGCCGCTGGACGATGCCATGGCGCTCTCGCCCAGGCTGACGCAGCAGGTGGAAAAGGACTTCAAGGCAATGGCGCCGCTGGTGCGATGGCTCAACGACGCGTTGGGGTATCCGCCGGCCGAGAGACGATGA
- a CDS encoding insulinase family protein encodes MIRSLDPRSVHRHVLANGLTLLIHEDHSAPVAAVVTYVKAGYFDETDDVVGIAHVLEHMFFKGTPTRGVGEIARQTKASGGYLNAATIYDHTSYYAVLPVEGLDAGLAIQADAYANSVIDAEELRRELEVIIEEAKRKEDNPGAVTTETLYELLHDRHRIRRWRIGREAPLRALGRDQLVRFYRNFYRPSNTVLVIAGDVTPASILSRVTELHGALPDGTIERHPGEDEVQRAGRRYRERAGDIAETQVAIGWRTPATRHPDTPLLDLFAAVLSSGRSSRLYRAVREQRLASGATAYNYTPTALGVFVLHADGPADRAPEAARAMWSELHTLRERGIDAGDLQRAQRLFESRWLRRLETMEGQANFLAEWEALGDWRWADEYAQRMLDATADEVTDAARRHLDAQQASMMVYRPASAPEFAGNVDAAFAALDGAPASALAPVALPQTPAAATPLTSVTPEQAHGAVSVFRTARGVPILVRHKAGSPVVHLGLYVLGGALDEAAAQAGIATLLARATLKGTARRSADGIAFETELLGGTIAPTVTSDGIGWTLSVTPRHLAAGIDLLADVVMAPTVPEGALETERTVALSQLAQLRDDMMRYPVRLATEAAFGDHPYGRGVLGSDATLRAVTAGDARAWHAANVLSSPCVLAVVGDVAADETARRLASAFSALEYRAPLPLVEPSWPKAVVSRAELRDKLQTGLAIAFRGPSRRDDARTEAQLIATVASGLGGRFFDELRDRQSLGYTVHASASDRLAAGMFVAYIGTSPEKEEVARAGLLREFDKLREAPITDAELVRARTYALGTHAIAQQSGGNVLAELVDAWLYGRGLDELDRYAARLNAVTPQSMQRLAREYFDPDRRVEGIVRGRRA; translated from the coding sequence ATGATCCGCTCGCTCGACCCACGGAGCGTCCATCGTCACGTCCTCGCCAACGGGCTCACGCTCCTCATCCACGAGGATCACTCCGCCCCGGTGGCCGCGGTCGTCACCTACGTCAAGGCCGGCTACTTCGACGAGACCGATGACGTCGTGGGAATCGCCCACGTCCTCGAGCACATGTTCTTCAAGGGGACGCCGACGCGCGGGGTCGGCGAGATCGCCAGACAAACCAAGGCCAGCGGCGGCTACCTCAACGCGGCCACGATCTACGACCACACGTCGTACTACGCCGTCCTCCCCGTCGAGGGGCTCGACGCAGGGCTGGCCATCCAGGCCGATGCCTACGCCAACTCGGTCATCGACGCCGAGGAGCTGCGCCGCGAACTCGAGGTCATCATCGAGGAGGCCAAGCGCAAGGAGGACAACCCGGGGGCGGTCACCACGGAGACGCTCTACGAACTCCTGCACGACCGGCATCGCATCAGGCGCTGGCGCATCGGGCGCGAGGCGCCGTTGCGCGCGCTCGGACGCGACCAGCTCGTGCGCTTCTATCGCAACTTCTACCGCCCGTCGAACACCGTCCTCGTCATCGCCGGCGACGTCACCCCCGCGTCGATCCTGTCGCGCGTGACGGAACTCCATGGCGCCCTCCCCGACGGCACCATCGAGCGCCATCCTGGTGAGGACGAGGTGCAACGTGCGGGGCGCCGGTATCGCGAGCGCGCCGGCGACATCGCCGAGACGCAAGTGGCCATCGGCTGGCGCACTCCGGCCACGCGCCACCCCGACACCCCGCTCCTCGACCTGTTCGCGGCCGTGCTCTCCAGCGGACGGTCGTCGCGCCTGTACCGCGCGGTGCGCGAACAGCGACTCGCCTCGGGCGCGACGGCCTACAACTACACACCGACAGCGCTGGGCGTCTTTGTCCTCCACGCCGACGGACCGGCCGATCGCGCTCCCGAAGCCGCGCGCGCGATGTGGAGTGAACTGCACACGCTGCGCGAACGGGGGATCGATGCCGGCGACCTGCAGCGCGCGCAGCGTCTCTTCGAGTCGCGCTGGCTCCGACGCCTCGAGACGATGGAGGGGCAAGCCAACTTCCTCGCCGAGTGGGAGGCGTTAGGCGACTGGCGCTGGGCGGATGAGTATGCGCAGCGCATGCTCGATGCCACCGCCGACGAGGTGACCGACGCGGCGCGCCGTCATCTCGACGCGCAGCAGGCGTCGATGATGGTGTACCGCCCGGCCTCGGCGCCGGAATTCGCCGGCAACGTGGATGCGGCGTTCGCCGCGCTCGACGGTGCCCCCGCGTCGGCGCTGGCACCGGTCGCGCTCCCCCAAACGCCAGCAGCCGCAACGCCGCTCACGAGCGTGACCCCCGAGCAGGCGCATGGCGCGGTCTCCGTCTTCCGGACCGCCCGCGGCGTCCCGATCCTCGTGCGCCACAAGGCGGGCTCGCCGGTCGTGCACCTGGGGCTCTACGTCCTGGGCGGCGCCCTCGACGAGGCGGCCGCGCAGGCGGGAATCGCCACGCTCCTCGCGCGCGCCACGCTCAAGGGAACGGCCCGCCGAAGCGCCGATGGGATCGCCTTCGAGACCGAGTTGTTAGGCGGGACCATCGCGCCGACCGTCACGAGCGACGGGATTGGCTGGACGCTGTCGGTGACGCCGCGACACCTGGCTGCGGGGATCGACCTCCTGGCCGACGTCGTCATGGCGCCAACGGTTCCCGAGGGCGCGCTGGAGACCGAGCGCACGGTGGCGCTGTCGCAACTGGCGCAGCTGCGCGACGACATGATGCGCTATCCCGTGCGCCTGGCGACCGAGGCGGCGTTTGGCGACCATCCGTACGGGCGCGGTGTGTTAGGCAGCGATGCCACGCTGCGCGCGGTGACGGCTGGCGACGCGCGCGCCTGGCACGCGGCCAACGTGCTCTCCTCACCCTGCGTGCTCGCCGTGGTGGGAGACGTGGCCGCCGACGAAACGGCGCGCCGCCTCGCGTCGGCCTTCTCGGCGCTCGAATACCGCGCGCCGTTGCCGCTCGTCGAGCCGTCGTGGCCTAAGGCAGTCGTGAGTCGCGCCGAGCTGCGCGACAAGTTGCAGACCGGCCTCGCCATTGCCTTCCGTGGACCGTCGCGCCGCGACGACGCGCGTACCGAGGCGCAACTCATCGCCACCGTCGCCTCCGGGCTCGGCGGGCGCTTCTTCGACGAGCTGCGCGACAGGCAATCGCTTGGATACACCGTGCACGCCTCGGCCAGCGACCGGCTCGCGGCCGGGATGTTCGTTGCCTACATCGGAACCTCGCCCGAGAAGGAGGAGGTGGCACGCGCCGGACTCCTGCGCGAGTTCGACAAGCTGCGCGAAGCACCCATCACCGACGCCGAACTTGTGCGCGCCCGCACCTACGCGTTAGGCACGCACGCCATCGCCCAGCAGTCGGGGGGCAACGTGCTCGCCGAGCTGGTCGATGCCTGGCTGTACGGACGCGGGCTGGACGAACTCGATCGATACGCCGCTCGCCTCAACGCGGTAACGCCGCAATCGATGCAACGGCTGGCACGTGAGTACTTCGACCCTGACCGTCGCGTGGAAGGAATCGTGCGGGGACGGCGCGCGTAG